TTAATGGCCGTTGATCCTGGACCACTCCATCGTCAATTCGAGTGCGGTCCTCCAAAGCATCATCTTCACTTTCCACGACTTCATCTGCCTCCTCATCTTCTGGGAGATCTGGAATTTCTGGTAATGACCGAGGACTATCCTCATCCAAGGCTTCATCTTCCAGGGCTACCGGTGCCCGCGCCTGGCGTTCATCCAACTGATCCTGACCGATAGGGTTGTTTATTCGAATTTGCGGAAGACTAGGCGTTTGTTGCTGCTGAGCTTGGGTATTGCTAGCTTGAACTGGCGGAATGTAGGGCGAAGGAGGCACCTGCACAGGCTGCCCTTGTACCAGGTTGTTAAATTCCTCTGATTCTCCCTCAATAAAAGGCGTATCTTCATTCAACTCTTCACGTAGCTCTGTATTTTTCGCCTGCGCATCTTGGGAGGCAAAATTCTCCGTCTCATCAGGAGCATTCGGAATGTCATCTTTGTTGATTGGAACGTACTGTTGCATGACTTCCGGTTCCTCCTCGGCGAGGATGATATCAAACTCCTGCCAAGTCTGGGGCTCAACGTCCGAAGCCATGATCATAAGCGTCTCCGGAATAAAAAGATACAATAATCCGTGAGCTGCGATGGAACCAACAACGGCCCACAAAATGGGACGCCACCTAATGCGTTCATCTCTGGTGAACTCGTTTTGTATAGAACTGTGGGGACTATCGGGCAATGGATCTATTATTAAAGCATCTGTTTCTTGAGCCTATCCCCGTTTTATGGCGAATGAAAAATAAGGATATGGATACAAATAATCACCGATTCCTATGGACGGCAAAAATCCCAAGCGGTTCCTGTGATTTGACGAATAAGGATCTTGTTTTTAAGGGGCGAATAAGTAAAAACCGATCTTATGTTAGTTCACTCTGTATTTTTCACACTCAAAGAGGGTCTACCCGACGACCAAAAGTCGGCCTTCGTTGAACAAGTCAAAACACTCGGCTCCATCGATACGGTGAAGTCGATCCATGTAGGAAGTCCGGCCGCGACCCCCGATCGCCCAGTCATTCAAAAGAACTACGATGTCGGACTGACTGTAATTTTCGACTCGATCGAAGAACACGACGTTTACCAGGATGCCCAAGCCCATCTGGATTTTATAGAAAATAACAAGGATCTCTGGGAAAACGTCGTTATTTACGACGTGGACTAGACAAATGGGCTGCTCAGAAAGTGCTTGAAAAGAGGGTTAAATACCTCATATACAGCACCCTACTAAAACCCCCGGTGATGTAAAACACGTCATCCTGAGTCCAAGTTTAGACTCAGCAGCTTAAGGTTTTGAAGCGGACTGAAAAGTCCGCTTTATTTTTTGTACAATCATCAAAAATGACCCAAACGCTAGTAATTCTGCTCGTAACGCAAATTTTTGCGATGATGAGCCCGGGGCCAGATATGCTCCTCATCATCCGCAATACTTTGGGTACTGCTGGGAAACAAACAGCCTTTTTCACCATTCTAGGAATAGCGGCAGGATTAACGGTCCATATCTCCGTATCCATAGCAGGATTGGCAATTGTACTATCACAAAGCGACCTCCTCTACTCCATTGTTCGCTACTTGGGTGCAGCTTACCTGGCCTATATCGGGTTGAAATCGCTGTTGAACCGATCTCAATTTAAAATCCAAAGTGGAGAGAATACAGATCTGGAAAAGTCCAATTCAGAAGCATTTCGGGAGGGGTTTTTCACAAATCTCCTAAACCCAAAGGTCACACTCTACATTCTGAGCTTATTCACTCAGTTGATAGCTCCTGCCAGCCCCATTTGGCAAAAGCTTATCTATGGATCCGTTCTTGTAATAGAAGCGATGGCGGTCTGGCTTATATTTTCAGCCATCATTGGCATCCCAATCATTCGGAGGCTCACTCAAGAATGGGCGCTATGGATTGACCGACTATTCGGCCTGATGCTGATCGCTATCGCCTTGTCCGTCGTCTTGGTAAAGTGATTTCGTTTTTCCCATCACCGTCTGAATCGCTCGACTCAATTCCTCAACGCGGAAAGGTTTTTCCACCACACCACTGAAGCCATAGGATTCAAAATTAGACATAATGGGATCCGTAGAGTATCCACTGCTTACAATACCACAGACGTTGGGATCAATTTTAAGTAGCTCCTTAATCGCGTCTTTTCCACCCATGTGACCGGGGATCGTTAAATCCATAATGACCACATCGAATTCTCGTTCGGTGCCCATAGCTTCTTTATAAACCGCAATAGCATCCTCACCCTTGGTCGTACCAGTAACGGTGTATCCAAGACGTTCCAAAATCAATTTCGCAACTTCACGGATAGCGGAATCGTCATCCATCAGCAAAATTTTCCCATTTCCATGCATTACTTCAGTCACTTGTTTTTCTTCTTTTTCAACAGTCTTATGCGTAGCCGGGATGTAAATAGAAAAACGCGTTCCATAACCCAGCTTCGAGTTCACCTCTACATGGCCGAAGTGGCGTTTTACGATAGAGTATGAAGTTGTGAGACCTAAGCCTGTCCCGAAAGACTTGGTCGAAAAGAAAGGATCAAAAATTTTAGAGATATTCTCTTCGGGGACACCCATTCCGGTATCCTGAAGATCGATACAGATATATTTACCTGGCGCAAGCGGCAAGGGAGAATCATTTTCGAGGTCAATCTGGAGAAGGGAAACATTATAACTCCCACCATCCGGCATAGCTTGAACCGCATTAATCGAGAGGTTTTGAATCACCTGATTCATTTGACTCGGATCCGCTTCAACAAAGAGACCATCATCCCCAACCGTGAAATTCGCTTCAACATTAGAACCG
This genomic stretch from Opitutia bacterium ISCC 52 harbors:
- a CDS encoding Dabb family protein codes for the protein MLVHSVFFTLKEGLPDDQKSAFVEQVKTLGSIDTVKSIHVGSPAATPDRPVIQKNYDVGLTVIFDSIEEHDVYQDAQAHLDFIENNKDLWENVVIYDVD
- a CDS encoding LysE family translocator; the encoded protein is MTQTLVILLVTQIFAMMSPGPDMLLIIRNTLGTAGKQTAFFTILGIAAGLTVHISVSIAGLAIVLSQSDLLYSIVRYLGAAYLAYIGLKSLLNRSQFKIQSGENTDLEKSNSEAFREGFFTNLLNPKVTLYILSLFTQLIAPASPIWQKLIYGSVLVIEAMAVWLIFSAIIGIPIIRRLTQEWALWIDRLFGLMLIAIALSVVLVK
- a CDS encoding response regulator, with the translated sequence MTGSNVEANFTVGDDGLFVEADPSQMNQVIQNLSINAVQAMPDGGSYNVSLLQIDLENDSPLPLAPGKYICIDLQDTGMGVPEENISKIFDPFFSTKSFGTGLGLTTSYSIVKRHFGHVEVNSKLGYGTRFSIYIPATHKTVEKEEKQVTEVMHGNGKILLMDDDSAIREVAKLILERLGYTVTGTTKGEDAIAVYKEAMGTEREFDVVIMDLTIPGHMGGKDAIKELLKIDPNVCGIVSSGYSTDPIMSNFESYGFSGVVEKPFRVEELSRAIQTVMGKTKSLYQDDGQGDSDQHQAE